The genomic window ATCCGAGTCATGTGGAGTGGGCCGGCGTGCGCGCGCTGTGCGAAGGAGAGGCGCGAACGACGGGTAGACGCCGGTGGTCGTCTACGGTACCAGTCGACGTGGGCTGCTACTCCCGTCATGCCGCCGCACCCAAACGTCTGGAGAAGCTCACAGTGTTCCGTCGCATTATCGCTCCCCTCACGATGGCATCGATCGTCGCCGGCTGCAGCGCGTCGACGAATCCGTACGCGTCATCGACCACCGACCCCGGGAACACGCTCCCGCCCCCAGTCTCGGCCGCGCAGGTGAACGCCACCCCGTCGATCGCTTTCACACCGCCGACGATCGCCCTCAACGTCGGGGGAACGGTCACTTTCGCTTTCGGCAGCGTGGCCCACAACGTTTTTTTCGACAATGATCCCACTGGCGCACCTGCCACCATCGACGGCGCCAACGCGAATACCTCGGTGCAGCGCACGTTTCCGGTTGCGGGATTCTACAAGTATTACTGCCACATTCACCCCGGCATGAGCGGGATGATCGTCGTCGGTGGCGGCGGAAACACGGCAGACGGCGAGTCGACCGGATCCGGCGGCTACAATCGGCTCCGGTGATCGAGCACGTCGCCGCGGGTCCGCGCGCGCGGAACCAAGGCGCACAGTCGGGATCGCGTCGTTCGGGTCGCTGATTGGGCGTGGCCGGTTCTAACGGCGCACGTTGATGCTCTCACGCCGGGCGAACGACTGTTTCGAGGGCTCGACCGTTGGCAGGCTGGCGCTGCAAGCCACGAAGCGATGAGTGAGACCGCTGAGAGCGCATCGCGGCACAGCTGGATGCGGCGCGCGAGAAACTCGTGGGGGTCCACGGCGTTCATGGCGAACGCAGAGCCGACACCGGATCTGTGCTCGCGGCTTTCCACGCCGGAAAGGTTGACGCCAACGTGGCTACCACGAGGAGGACGCCGCCGACGACCACGAAGACGACTGGATCTCTCGCCGACACGTTGAACAAGAGCGGCGCGATGCGGCCGCCTGCGGCCAACGCGACGATGCCGCCGAGCGCGAGCCCCACCGCTGCGGCGCGCACGCTTTCGAGCAGAACGCCGCGCACAAGCCGACCCGTGCCGGAGCCGATCGCGAGCCGCACGCCAAACTCGTGCTTCCGCTGCTCTGTGCTGAATGCGACGGCGCTGTACAGTCCGATCGCGGCCACCATCAGCGCGACCACGCCGAACAATCCAAACATCGCCGCGCCGAGCCGCCACGGGCGGATCTGTGGGTCGACGCGTTCCTGCATCCACCTGACCTCGACGCGATTCGCGGCAGGGACGATCGTCGCGACCGTACGGCGCAGAGTCTCCTCGAACGATCGCGCCTCACCATGCGGGCGCACGAGGAGCGCGGTCCCTCTGATGCTGGACTCCTGCCCAAACGGGATGTAGTACTGCATGGCCGCGGGCTCTCGAATCCCGTACCGCCGCGCATCGCGCGCCACACCGACGACTACCGAGCACGACTTGCTGTCGACGATGAGGCACTTCCCCAGCGGATCCTCGTTCGGCCAGATGAGCGACGCCATCGTCTGGTTCACGATGGCGACAC from Gemmatimonadaceae bacterium includes these protein-coding regions:
- a CDS encoding plastocyanin/azurin family copper-binding protein, which translates into the protein MFRRIIAPLTMASIVAGCSASTNPYASSTTDPGNTLPPPVSAAQVNATPSIAFTPPTIALNVGGTVTFAFGSVAHNVFFDNDPTGAPATIDGANANTSVQRTFPVAGFYKYYCHIHPGMSGMIVVGGGGNTADGESTGSGGYNRLR